From one Humulus lupulus chromosome 8, drHumLupu1.1, whole genome shotgun sequence genomic stretch:
- the LOC133795591 gene encoding uncharacterized protein LOC133795591, whose translation MSEPIRQATTSPFPIQDPELVRKLAEMEALIQRIPGMPTPIKKSAASCYADSPFVDDIALVEMPKKFNFPNMKMFDGTSDPDDHIAQYRQRMFTFVSSRKLEKSAEDLYIIVQRRSEPLREYVGRFNKEKVSITHCNQDTAISAFRKGLRYDSDLYKELTKYPCKTMEDVLAKAWAQIKWEEDEANYYHSSPRKDTRRDSRVGRRQSDRRSEPYPYPNRSENRRREYNRSSKTRLRDGPKIPEYNLSISPAEVVGVLKGLGDKVKWPERMRTPSDQRDKAKWCEFHNDHGHRTDECISLKLEEADRSVIRREVTPPKPPTHERTVNVITGGSEVSGVTHSAAKRHARQTNWIKGESSETENNTINLPAQTISFSTTESTRLLNPHHDALFIALCIANCLTKRILIDNGSSANILFLSALREMGIDESKIIEKTTILIGFSGEQKNTLGEIELPVYAEGVNLCTRFLVVDSPSAYNVILGRPWIHEMEAVPSTYHQVLRFPTKWGVKEIKGQQKDSRACYQTTMKAKPAQL comes from the exons ATGAGCGAACCAATCCGCCAAGCAACCACAAGCCCATTTCCAATCCAAGATCCTGAGTTGGTTCGAAAGTTAGCTGAGATGGAGGCGCTCATTCAACGGATTCCTGGGATGCCGACTCCGATTAAGAAGAGTGCAGCAAGCTGTTATGCAGACTCTCCATTCGTAGATGACATTGCACTAGTGGAAATGCCAAAGAAGTTCAACTTCCCAAATATGAAGATGTTTGACGGGACGTCTGACCCGGATGATCACATCGCACAGTATAGGCAGAGGATGTTCACC TTTGTTAGTAGCAGGAAACTTGAAAAGTCTGCAGAAGACCTCTACATCATAGTTCAACGGCGGAGTGAGCCTTTACGAGAGTACGTAGGCCGCTTCAACAAAGAAAAGGTTTCTATAACCCATTGTAATCAGGACACAGCCATCTCAGCCTTCCGCAAGGGACTCCGCTACGACTCAGACCTATACAAAGAACTTACCAAGTATCCTTGCAAGACGATGGAAGACGTTCTCGCCAAAGCCTGGGCACAGATCAAGTGGGAGGAGGATGAAGCTAACTATTATCATTCTTCTCCGAGGAAAGACACTCGAAGAGACTCAAGGGTAGGCAGACGGCAGAGTGATAGACGATCCGAGCCATACCCGTATCCCAACAGATCAGAGAACAGAAGGAGGGAGTACAACCGGTCGTCCAAGACACGTCTACGAGATGGGCCAAAGATACCAGAATACAATCTTTCAATTTCACCAGCCGAAGTCGTTGGCGTACTGAAAGGACTCGGAGACAAAGTGAAATGGCCGGAAAGGATGAGGACTCCGTCTGACCAGCGAGACAAAGCAAAATGGTGTGAATTCCACAATGACCACGGTCATCGAACGGATGAGTGCATTTCCTTAAAACTCGAA GAGGCAGACAGGTCAGTCATCCGAAGAGAAGTAACCCCGCCGAAGCCACCTACTCATGAACGGACGGTGAACGTAATAACTGGTGGGTCTGAGGTAAGCGGAGTCACCCATTCAGCAGCCAAAAGACATGCCAGGCAGACCAACTGGATCAAAGGAGAGTCCAGCGAGACAGAGAACAATACCATCAACCTACCAGCTCAAACCATCAGTTTCTCAACAACAGAGTCAACCAGACTCCTCAACCCACATCATGATGCTCTTTTCATTGCACTTTGCATTGCTAATTGTCTTACTAAACGTATACTTATTGATAATGGTAGTTCAgctaacattttatttttaagtgcTCTCAGGGAAATGGGGATAGATGAATCAAAGATTATAGAGAAGACTACAATCCTCATCGGTTTCAGTGGAGAACAAAAGAACACACTAGGAGAGATCGAGCTACCTGTCTATGCCGAAGGAGTCAATCTATGCACAAGATTCCTGGTAGTAGACTCTCCGTCTGCTTACAACGTGATACTGGGTcgaccatggatacatgaaatggaGGCAGTCCCTTCAACATACCACCAAGTCCTAAGGTTCCCAACTAAGTGGGGAGTAAAAGAAATTAAAGGCCAACAGAAAGATTCGAGAGCGTGTTACCAGACTACCATGAAGGCCAAACCCGCTCAGTTATAG